From one Armatimonadota bacterium genomic stretch:
- a CDS encoding ATP-binding protein, which produces MPAISRNRSVLFRIPSDVRYVPMARKGIAAIAESMGFPVEAVKDIELSVSEAVANAVSHGSPRQVDNAVVIICEVTDDALTIDIRDEGPGFQPDSCLKNAGSLQESGRGLTLIYSLMDYVQVAKTRKGSSVRMVKKKTSSLQSLATANTKCKQT; this is translated from the coding sequence ATGCCTGCCATATCACGCAATAGAAGCGTCCTCTTCCGAATCCCCAGCGATGTAAGGTACGTCCCAATGGCTCGCAAGGGAATAGCAGCAATTGCAGAGAGCATGGGCTTCCCGGTCGAAGCAGTAAAGGATATCGAATTGTCGGTTTCAGAAGCGGTTGCCAATGCCGTAAGTCATGGAAGTCCTAGACAGGTAGACAATGCCGTTGTGATTATATGTGAGGTAACAGACGATGCCCTCACTATTGACATTCGCGACGAAGGCCCTGGCTTCCAACCGGATTCCTGCTTGAAGAACGCAGGAAGTTTGCAGGAAAGCGGTAGGGGGTTGACGCTTATTTACAGTCTAATGGATTATGTTCAAGTTGCCAAAACTCGTAAAGGGTCGAGTGTGCGAATGGTAAAGAAAAAAACATCCTCACTTCAAAGCCTGGCTACAGCAAACACCAAATGTAAACAGACATGA